The genomic stretch gggcacgcgcggcgccccccggtggccgccgggcggaactgcagcggggccccaaaattattggaaggcgcatcgggtccccaaaattatggggaggcgccctgtctgctgctcctgcagggggcagatggagggggcatgtgcggcgccccccggtggccaccgggtggtactgcagcggggccctaaaaattatgggtggcaccccgggtccccaaaattatggggaggcgccctgattgctgctcctgcagggggcagatggagggggcacgtgcggcgccccccggtggccaccaggcggaactgcagtggggccctaaaaattatgggaaggcaccctgactactgctcctgtagggggcagacggagggggcacgcgcggcgccccccggtggccgccgggcggaactgcagcggggccccaaaattattggaatgcgcatcgggtccccaaaattatggggaggcgccctgtctgctgctcctgcagggggcagatggagggggcatgtgcggcgccccccggtggccaccgggtggtactgcagcggggccctaaaaattatgggaggcaccccgggtccccaaaattatggggaggcgccctgattgctgctcctgcagggggcagatggagggggcacgtgcggcgccccccggtggccaccaggcggaactgcagtggggccctaaaaattatgggaaggcaccctgactaCAGCTCCTGTAGGGGGCAGACGGAGGGGGCACGCgcagcgccccccggtggccgccgggcggaactgcagcggggccccaaaattattggaaggcgcatcgggtccccaaaattatggggaggcgccctgtctgctgctcctgcagggggcagatggagggggcatgtgcggcgccccccggtggccaccgggtggtactgcagcggggccctaaaaattatgggaggcaccccgggtccccaaaattatggggaggcgccctgattgctgctcctgcagggggcagatggagggggcacgtgcggcgccccccggtggccaccaggtgacactgcagtggggccctaaaaattatgggaaggcaccctaactactgctcctgtagggggcagagggagggggcacatgcggcgccccccggtggccgccgggcggaactgcagcgaggccccaaaattattagaaggcctcccgggtccccaaaattacagggaggcaccctgtctgctgctccttaagGGAAAGGGGGAATGTGTGGCACCCCCGGTGGCTGCctggtggaactgcagtgggcccctaaaatatataaatctatattttttagagaaccaatcagttgctttaatacaatctgcattgcacacacatacacacagcatggtctggcaaatgtgattcccgaggacatgcccgattttgatgctgggtagttgggacatgcccttactatcacctcctgtggtctgacttgtggggacctcatttcaggtccccaccatgttgaaagtccctccagtgttggtgtgctgtccggtctgtgtccccataaggataggaatacgagtgcacacatacacacacgcgcacacacacacacacacacacacacatacttgtttttgtGACCTCATCGGGACCCATGTATGGAACATCCCTCATGGGGACACCATTTCCCTTACCCCTGGAAGGGCCCAGCCTGTAGCCTGTGCAAGGGGACAGAGGGTGCGGGCATGCGTGGCCTGGGAGGGGACCATGGGGACATAATATATGGATCAATTTATGTGTGACACCCTCCCCCCAGGTGGCCAACGGGTGCAATGgcacccacattttattatgtattgatttatttattcatttatttatttatttatttatttgtgtatggatgcatgtgtttgtttacttatttattatttatttagttcaTGTTCTTTCTCTTTATCGCAGTTATTCTGTTCTTTATGTAGAATTTAATTgaaagccagttccgagccttcagtgcttgggtttcagcccgtaggcacgcatcacaatccttcttgcccggaaccttgcaggagtggatgaaccgcatcatgtgtctttcaacggctctgacttccgctggggtccatggttttctcttagcacctctgctgtcacctttgtgggagaggaaaggtcagtcaccCTGCAAGGCCATCACCAGCCAAGGCCACCCCCCCACACCCTCCCCCCCTCACCAGCATGGAAGGTTGCACCCACCTTTAGGAATGGCTCCCTCCACTGCCACACTGTTTGCTTCTTTCTCGGtgtgcaccactgtcacctcactggcttgcctctctggctcatccccagagtcatcacttgccacctggattggttctggaaatagagaaagacagtaaaccccgtcacaccagcccacttacagtgtcagtccctggagacacttgtccagtgatacttaccatctggatcaatggagatctcctccagactgcggcccctgaactcagccattctcccttgctccagggccacaaagagcttgcttaacttggccagCTGCAGGGTACCTTCTGGAAGACGATAATACTGTCTATGCACCCGTATGTCATGTCCGAGGAAATCGGCTAGCTGGTCCATCTCGGTGTCGCttaggttgaggaccctggaaagggtggctacatgcttccggaggcgggtggaggacagtgcttcgggatgcttggccccacactcccgggcatagagacgaatgcagtcggatcccctgaagtgtgataaggcggctggcctggcaaacatgtagaaattttcaggggtgacaccacactctgcCCTCTTCTCGGTCAGGATCTCCATGGCTTTCTGCATGCATGGGGATAACAGGATGGGAACCTTCCTGCCTCTTTTACCAGGTATCTCAATACGGGTGAAGTGGTGACAGAGAGCCTTCTCCATCTCCGAGAGGGCCTGGGCCACGTCACCCTGCAGGTCAGCTGTGTGCCGTGATTCAAATGAGGATAGCCGCATCTTGgacacctcaccttccctcctgcggttgaagaggatcaactgtgtgagggtgaccttggccagcattgaccactgctttggagaagggtgggcagataacccatccaagtactcccgctgccggtcaaggaggtacaggttcaatcgcttcacgtcgtcagtgaagggtaggaggagtggggcattccattttatctctcgtagggtcttcagggcagcagttgagatgagctcactccacctcgcctcgtacagtttcctgaagctccgtgcgctctccactgtcagggcactgccctccatcagcgcCTGGCACTCAACCATGGCGGAAATCTTTTGCAAGCTGTGGCCCACCTTCAGGGCCAGCGAGGGGACCCTATATGTGTTGGTCTTGTCATCGTAGCCAGCCAGGCTCCTGACGGCATGCACCACATGGAAAAAGTTGGGTGGGCGGATGAAATCTTCCATGCTCCGCAATGGAGTGACCTTCATCGCATGCAGCAGGAGACGACCCACCTACCGGAGCTTCTGGCGGATGTACTCGTGCTTGCCGACATCAGACCCCagtcggttgtagaggtgctgcccgaactgcatgatgcagctgtcccccttgaccacaggtaccacatcatcataattcatttggctcaacaacttccacaggccggtgccaacacctggcggaatgggtgtggcgtaagtgcacagggactggacccgagttctaccaggtttggggtggccaccccttttacgaagagggcacctcttcacatgtcgccacaggtgtcgcctggagaacagaccttggcagtgtgcgcagtgcatgaaatcttggggagctgctgctttggccggctgcttgcaaggtagtaggacaccgctgccctcgcggagaacaccgatattatgtgcaaagttcccccggtggcgaattaggtccagctgcactgacctttccctggagttcttgtcaaagctcagtgcccttgctacctctggctcactgcggtggacggcttccacgtgcctcgcaattttggaatatggcctctcacaccataggcagaagtttttcttcttgttatatgttctggaaccatcccctttttgggtaagaacctggactgacacgccgtgatgtgtccgtcggttcaggccgccgtctgtggaggaagcctcggcttcttccagcgcctgtctcctgtgaaaagatgtctcttccgcgctgctgtcatttgaactgctcaactcagatgagtcggggagatagtcttcatcactgccatccgttttactgtctgccccatccgcgttcattgtcttaaggaaacaagccagggacttccgggagtggaaaacagaccgaggacttctgggagtgagagatatataatggtgaacttctgggggtgggagacaaaccaaggacttctgggagtatgtgatgctgtgtgctttgaccctgcccagtttaaaaaaaataaaataaagtgctgctgggttgtccaatatccccatccactgctgcagcacaaggggtaaaaaaaaaaacacacacgcaaAACCAAaacgaaacacccccccccccctaataaaaaccacacacaaaaatatatttttttttcaaaccACAAAAAAGGActccccaaaataaacagtacgggaaaaataccttggccggcagcggggtttgtccagtatccccatccgccactgcagtgcatggggcaagaacaagaccccccacccccacaaaaaatacaaaaaaaaaaaaacaaaacaaaagaaaaacaccccccccccccaaaaaaaaagacccccaaataaacagtactggaaaaataccttgtccggcagtggggtttgtccagtatccccatctgccactgcagtgcctggggcaagaacaagaccccccccccccccccccaaaaaaaaaaaatcaccctgaaataaaagaaaaacaacacaccccaaaacacccaaaacaaacagaccccccccaaaaaataaataaataaagaaaaccaaagccccccccccccaaaaaaaaaaaaaaaaacaacacacacaaaaacatccaaaaaacaaacagaccccccccaaaaaaaataaataaataaacagtacgggaaaaaatacattggccggcagcggggtttgtccaatatccccatccgctactgcagtgcttggggcaagaacaagaccaccCCACAAAAAAAGCACCCCACCCAAAAAAAGACCCCCCAAAATAAAAAGTACTGGAAAAATAActtgtccggcagtggggtttgtccattatccccatctgccactgcagtgcctggggcaagaacaagaccccccccccaaaaaaaaaaaaaaaacacccaaaaacaaacagacccccccccccaaaaataaacaaGTACAAAGCACCCCCCTTATCCCCCTCCAAAACAAAttccaaaacaaaagaaaaaccacaaacaaacaaacccccccCTCCAGAAAAAAAACCAGCACGGGAAAAATAATTGTGGCGGCGTCGGTGAATGCCAAGAATCCCCATCCGCTGACGCTGCAGCGCCTGCgtagataaaaaaaaacacacaaaaaaaaaaaaaaaaaaccatgggctggcagcaggtgtgtccagcccatgggaggggggggggaaataaaaaccttcccccaataatccccctcccccccaaaaaatgggaaaaaaatccaCAAGCTGGGGCTGTCCAGTATCTGCATTCCGCCATTGACCCGCCGGCCGGCGGGTgttccccggctgttcagccctggggaaggggcagccggcccccgactattaagcccggggagcgggggctccggccgggtattaagcccagggagggaccagccaccggggccgggaggaccaggggagaggcgcctccgccgacccacccggccggcggaggcgctggccctcgtgccgaaccgattgtccccggccaagtccccgggacgggacactgctcgcgccgccggcccccgactattaagcccggggagcgggggctccggccgggtattaagcccagggagggaccagccaccgggggccgggaggaccaggggagaggcgcctccgccgacccacccggccggcggaggcgctggccctcgtgccgaaccgattgtccccggccaagtccccgggacgggacactgctcgtgccgccggcccccgactattgagcccggggagcgggggctccggccgggtattaagcccagggagggaccagccaccgggggccgggagggccaggggagaggcgcctccgccgacccacccggccggcggaggcgctggccctcgtgccgaaccgattgtccccggccaagtccccgggacgggacactgctcgcgccgccggcccccgactattaagcccggggagcgggggctccggccgggtattaagcccagggagggaccagccaccggggccgggaggaccaggggagaggcgcctccgccgacccacccggccggcggaggcgctggccctcgtgccgaaccgattgtccccggccaagtccccgggacgggacactgctcgcgccgccggcccccgactattaagcccggggagcgggggctccggccgggtattaagcccagggagggaccagccaccggggccgggaggaccaggggagaggcgcctccgccgacccacccggccggcggaggcgctggccctcgtgccgaaccgattgtccccggccaagtccccgggacgggacactgctcgcgccgccggcccccgactattaagcccggggagcgggggctccggccgggtattaagcccagggagggaccagccaccgggggcctggaggaccaggggagaggcgcctccgccgacccacccggccggcggaggcgctggccctcgtgccgaaccgattgtccccggccaagtcccacgggacgggacactgctcgcgccgccggcccccgactattgagcccggggagcgggggctccggccgggtattaagcccagggagggaccagccaccgggggccgggaggaccaggggagaggcgcctccaccgacccacccggccggcggaggcgctggccctcgtgccgaaccgattgtccccggccaagtccccgggacgggacactgctcgcgccgccggcccccgactattaagcccggggagcgggggctccggccgggtattaagcccagggagggaccagccaccggggccgggaggaccaggggagaggcgcctccgccgacccacccggccggcggaggcgctggccctcgtgccgaaccgattgtccccggccaagtccccgggacgggacactgctcgcgccgccggcccccgactattaagcccggggagcgggggctccggccgggtattaagcccagggagggaccagccaccgggggccgggaggaccaggggagaggcgcctccgccgacccacccggccggcggaggcgctggccctcgtgccgaaccgattgtccccggccaagtccccgggacgggacactgctcgcgccgccggcccccgactattaagcccggggagcgggggctccggccgggtattaagcccagggagggaccagccaccggggccgggaggaccaggggagaggcgcctccgccgacccacccggccggcggaggcgctggccctcgtgccgaaccgattgtccccggccaagtccccgggacgggacactgctcgcgccgccggcccccgactattgagcccggggagcgggggctccggccgggtattaagcccagggagggaccagccaccgggggccgggaggaccaggggagaggcgcctccgccgacccacccggccggcggaggcgctggccctcgtgccgaaccgattgtccccggccaagtccccgggacgggacactgctcgcgccaccggcccccgactattaagcccggggagcgggggctccggccgggtattaagcccatggagggaccagccaccggggctgggaggaccaggggagaggcgcctccgccgacccacccagccggcggaggcgctggccctcgtgccgaaccgattgtccttggccaagtccccgggacgggacactgctcgtgccgccggcccccgactattgagcccggggagcgggggctccggccgggtattaagcccagggagggaccagccaccgggggccgggaggaccaggggagaggcgcctccgccgacccacccggccggcggaggcgctggccctcgtgccgaaccgattgtccccggccaagtccccggaacgggacactgctcgcgccgctggcccccgactattaagcccggggagcgggggctccggccgggtattaagcccagggagggaccagccaccggggccgggaggaccaggggagaggcgcctccgccgacccacccggccggcggaggcgctggccctcgtgccgaaccgattgtccccggccaagtccccgggacgggacactgctcgcgccgccggcccccgactattaagcccggggagcgggggctccggccgggtattaagcccagggagggaccagccaccggggccgggaggaccaggggagaggcgcctccgccgacccacccggccggcggaggcgctggccctcgtgccgaaccgattgtccccggccaagtccccgggacgggacactgctcgcgccgccggcccccgactattaagcccggggagcgggggctccggccgggtattaagcccagggagggaccagccaccgggggccgggaggaccaggggagaggcgcctccgccgacccacccggccggcggaggcgctggccctcgtgccgaaccgattgtccccggccaagtccccgggacgggacactgctcgcgccgccggcccccgactattgagcccggggagcgggggctctggccgggtattaagcccagggagggaccagccaccgggggccgggaggaccaggggagaggcgcctccgccgacccacccggccggcggaggcgctggccctcgtgccgaaccgattgtccccggccaagtccccgggacgggacactgctcgcgccgccggcccccgactattgagcccggggagcgggggctccggccgggtattaagcccagggagggaccagccaccgggggccgggaggaccaggggagaggcgcctccgccgacccacccggccggcggaggcgctggccctcgtgccgaaccgattgtcccctgccaagtccccaggacgggacactgctcgcgccgccggcccccgactattaagcccggggagcgggggctccggccgggtattaagcccagggagggaccagccaccggggccgggaggaccaggggagaggcgcctccgccgacccacccggccggcggaggcgctggccctcgtgccgaaccgattgtccccggccaagtccccgggacgggacactgctcgggccgccggcccccgactattaagcccggggaacgggggctccggccgggtattaagcccagggagggaccagctaccggggccgggaggaccaggggagaggcgcctccgccgacccacccggccggcggaggcgctggccctcgtgccgaaccgattgtccccggccaagtccccgggacgggacactgctcgcgccgccggcccccgactattaagcccgggtagcgggggctccggccgggtattaagcccagggagggaccagccaccaggggccgggaggaccaggggagaggcgcctccgccgacccacccggccggcggaggcgctggccctcgtgccgaaccgattgtccccggccaagtccccgggacgggacactgctcgcgccgccggcccccgactattgagcccggggagcgggggctccggccgggtattaagcccagggagggaccagccaccgggggccgggaggaccaggggagaggcgcctccgccgacccacccggccggcagaggcgctggccctcgtgccgaaccgattgtccccggccaagtccccgggacgggacactgctcgcgccgccggcccccgactattgagcccggggagcgggggctccggccgggtattaagcccagggagggaccagccaccgggggccgggaggaccaggggagaggcgcctctgcCGACcctcccggccggcggaggcgctggccctcgtgccgaaccgattgtccccggccaagtccccgggacgggacactgctcgcgccgccggcccccgactattaagcccggggagcgggggctccggccgggtattaagcccagggagggaccagccaccggggccgggaggaccaggggagaggcgcctccgccgacccacccggccggcggaggcgctggccctcgtgccgaaccgattgtccccggccaagtccccgggacgggacactgctcgcgccgccggcccccgactattgagcccggggagcgggggctccggccgggtattaagcccagggagggaccagccaccgggggccgggaggaccaggggagaggcgcctccgccgacccacccggccggcggaggcgctggccctcgtgccgaaccgattgtccccggccaagtccccgggacgggacactgctcgcgccgccggcccccgactattgagcccggggagcgggggctccggccgggtattaagcccagggagggaccagccaccgggggccgggaggaccaggggagaggcgcctccgccgacccacccggccggcggaggcgctggccctcgtgccgaaccgattgtccccggccaagtccccgggacgggacactgctcgcgccgccggcccccgactattgagcccggggagcgggggctccggccgggtattaagcccagggagggaccagccaccggggccgggaggaccaggggagaggcgcctccgccgacctggccggcggaggcgctggccctcgtgccgaaccgattgtccccggccatgtccccgggacgggacactgctcgcgccgccggcccccgactattaagcccggggagcgggggctccggccgggtattaagcccagggagggaccagccaccgggggccgggaggaccaggggagaggcgcctccgccgacccacccggccggcggaggcgctggccctcgtgccgaaccgattgtccccggccaagtccccgggacgggacactgctcgcgccgccggcccccgactattgagcccggggagcgggggctccggccgggtattaagcccagggagggaccagccaccgggggccgggaggaccaggggagaggcgcctccgccgacccacccggccggcggaggcactggccctcgtgccgaaccgattgtccccggccaagtccccgggacgggacactgctcgcgccgccggcccccgactattaagcccggggagcgggggctccggccgggtattaagcccagggagggaccagccaccggggccgggaggaccaggggagaggcgcctccgccgacccacccggccggcggaggcgctggccctcgtgccgaaccgattgtccccggccaagtccccgggacgggacactgctcgcgccgccggcccccgactattgagcccggggagcgggggctccggccgggtattaagcccagggagggaccagccaccggggccgggaggaccaggggagaggcgcctccgccgacctggccggcggaggcgctggccctcgtgccgaaccgattgtccccggccatgtccccgggacgggacactgctcgcgccgccggcccccgactgttaagcccggggagcgggggctccggccgggtattaagcccagggagggaccagccaccgggggccgggaggaccaggggagaggcgcctccgccgacccacccggccggcggaggcgctggccctcgtgccgaaccgattgtccccggccaagtccccgggacgggacactgctcgcgccgccggcccccgactattgagcccggggagcgggggctccggccgggtattaagcccagggagggaccagccaccgggggccgggaggaccaggggagaggcgcctccgccgacccacccggccggcggaggcactggccctcgtgccgaaccgattgtccccggccaagtccccgggacgggacactgctcgcgccgccggcccccgactattaagcccggggagcgggggctccggccgggtattaagcccagggagggaccagccaccggggccgggaggaccaggggagaggcgcctccgccgacccacccggccggcggaggcgctggccctcgtgccgaaccgattgtccccggccaagtccccgggacgggacactgctcgcgccgccggcccccgactattaagcccggggagcgggggctccggccgggtattaagcccagggagggaccagccaccggggccgggaggaccaggggagaggcgcctccgccgacccacccggccggcggaggcgctggccctcgtgccgaaccgattgtccccggccaagtccccgggacgggacactgctcgcgccgccggcccccgactattaagcccggggagcgggggctccggccgggtattaagcccagggagggaccagccaccggggccgggaggaccaggggagaggcgcctccgccgacccacccggccggcggaggcgctggccctcgtgccgaaccgattgtccccggccaagtccacgggacgggacactgctcgcgccgccggcccccgactattaagcccggggagcgggggctccggccgggtattaagcccagggagggaccagccaccggggccgggaggaccaggggagaggcgcctccgccgacccacccggccggcgcaggcgctggccctcgtgccgaaccgattgtccccggccaagtccccgggacgggacactgctcgcgccgccggcccccgactattgagcccggggagcgggggctccggccgggtattaagcccagggagggaccagccaccgggggccgggaggaccaggggagaggcgcctccgccgacccacccggccggcggaggcactggccctcgtgccgaaccgattgtccccggccaagtccccgggacgggacactgctcgcgccgccggcccccgactattaagcccggggagcgggggctccggccgggtattaagcccagggagggaccagccaccggggccgggaggaccaggggagaggcgcctccgccgacccacccggccggcggaggcgctggccctcgtgccgaaccgattgtccccggccaagtccccgggacgggacactgctcgcgccgccggcccccgactattgagcccggggagcgggggctccggccgggtattaagcccagggagggaccagccaccggggccgggaggaccaggggagaggcgcctccgccgacctggccggcggaggcgctggccctcgtgccgaaccgattgtccccggccatgtccccgggacgggacactgctcgcgccgccggcccccgactgttaagcccggggagcgggggctccggccgggt from Pseudophryne corroboree isolate aPseCor3 chromosome 5, aPseCor3.hap2, whole genome shotgun sequence encodes the following:
- the LOC134929192 gene encoding uncharacterized protein LOC134929192; the encoded protein is MKVTPLRSMEDFIRPPNFFHVVHAVRSLAGYDDKTNTYRVPSLALKVGHSLQKISAMVECQALMEGSALTVESARSFRKLYEARWSELISTAALKTLREIKWNAPLLLPFTDDVKRLNLYLLDRQREYLDGLSAHPSPKQWSMLAKVTLTQLILFNRRREGEVSKMRLSSFESRHTADLQGDVAQALSEMEKALCHHFTRIEIPGKRGRKVPILLSPCMQKAMEILTEKRAECGVTPENFYMFARPAALSHFRGSDCIRLYARECGAKHPEALSSTRLRKHVATLSRVLNLSDTEMDQLADFLGHDIRVHRQYYRLPEGTLQLAKLSKLFVALEQGRMAEFRGRSLEEISIDPDGKYHWTSVSRD